The window GATTTGGTGATTATCCTAAGCCTGTCGATATCTTTGGTCTGGGCAGAACTGGTAATTACACGTATTGCTGGTAATCGATGTTTTGCGGCAGGTTTTCAATTGCCGCTTGAACCACGCGAAAGAGTCTTCGTTTCCGGCCCACCAACATTCCGTCGTTCTCTCCCTCAGACAAAATCACGCCATGTTGCACGACAGCATGAATAATGACCGGCCAGTCGACGACAATCGCGCCGTGGCTCCAAGTCCGCCCAAACTGGTACAAGACGAAGTCGCCAGGCTCCGGAGGCGCGTGGCCGCGCAGCTCCAAAGCTCGCTGTTGCACGATTTTGAGATAAATCTCCTCCGATCGATGCAGATGCCAATCCGGCGGGTAGAACGGGATCTCGATGTCGCCGATCAGCCCTGCCTCGCGATAGACCTCGAGC is drawn from Terriglobales bacterium and contains these coding sequences:
- a CDS encoding NlpC/P60 family protein: MSGVSGLSGHGGLHGQSTSSTSSSQSTRDRVREIARSWLGTPYHHMGRIKGVGVDCAMFPLEVYREAGLIGDIEIPFYPPDWHLHRSEEIYLKIVQQRALELRGHAPPEPGDFVLYQFGRTWSHGAIVVDWPVIIHAVVQHGVILSEGENDGMLVGRKRRLFRVVQAAIENLPQNIDYQQYV